In Massilia violaceinigra, one DNA window encodes the following:
- a CDS encoding FmdB family zinc ribbon protein has protein sequence MPIYAYRCDECGFAKDVLQKISDPVLTVCVSCGKPSFKKQLTAAGFQLKGTGWYATDFRGGAAPSTGTASGPAEGGAAAPAAPSTAASPAAESSAPAAPAKPSATPGSGTP, from the coding sequence ATGCCGATTTACGCCTACCGCTGCGATGAATGCGGTTTTGCCAAGGATGTATTGCAGAAGATCTCCGACCCTGTGTTGACGGTCTGCGTGTCCTGCGGCAAGCCTTCTTTCAAGAAGCAATTAACCGCCGCCGGCTTCCAGCTTAAGGGAACCGGCTGGTACGCCACCGATTTCCGGGGCGGAGCCGCGCCATCGACGGGTACCGCCAGCGGTCCGGCCGAGGGCGGCGCAGCCGCGCCCGCAGCCCCGTCTACTGCGGCAAGCCCGGCCGCCGAGTCGTCCGCGCCCGCGGCGCCAGCCAAGCCGTCGGCCACGCCGGGCAGCGGCACGCCCTGA
- a CDS encoding DUF502 domain-containing protein yields the protein MRKYFITGLLVLVPLAITLWVLNLVISTMDQSLLLVPERWQPHTLFGREIPGLGTILTIAIVFLTGLLANNLVGNYLVRLWERLLHRIPVVSSLYGSVKQVSDTLFSSSGNAFRKAVLLPYPHAECWTIGFLTGVPGGDVKNHLVGDFVSVYVPTTPNPTSGFFLMMERSKVIELDMSVDAALKYIVSMGVVAPEHLPTKE from the coding sequence ATGCGTAAATATTTCATTACCGGATTACTGGTCCTGGTCCCGCTGGCGATCACCCTGTGGGTCCTGAACCTGGTCATCAGCACCATGGACCAGTCGCTGCTGCTGGTGCCCGAGCGCTGGCAGCCGCATACCCTGTTCGGGCGCGAAATTCCGGGCCTGGGCACGATCCTGACCATCGCCATCGTGTTCCTGACCGGCCTGCTGGCCAACAACCTGGTTGGCAACTATCTGGTGCGCCTGTGGGAACGCCTGCTGCACCGCATTCCCGTGGTCAGCTCGCTCTACGGCAGCGTCAAGCAGGTATCGGACACCTTGTTTTCCTCGTCCGGCAACGCCTTTCGCAAGGCCGTGCTGCTGCCGTATCCGCACGCGGAGTGCTGGACCATCGGCTTCCTGACGGGTGTGCCGGGCGGCGACGTCAAGAACCACCTGGTGGGCGACTTCGTCAGCGTGTACGTGCCGACCACGCCCAACCCCACCTCGGGCTTTTTCCTGATGATGGAACGCAGCAAGGTCATCGAACTCGACATGAGCGTCGACGCGGCCCTCAAATACATCGTCTCGATGGGCGTCGTCGCCCCCGAGCATTTGCCAACCAAAGAGTAA
- the aspS gene encoding aspartate--tRNA ligase, whose protein sequence is MRTNYCGLVTEELLGQTVSLCGWVHRRRDHGSLIFIDLRDREGLVQVVCNPEQAEMFKVAEAVRNEYCLRVTGVVTARIGNTVNNNLKSGKIEIVASAVDVLNASVPVPFQLDDDNLSETTRLTHRVLDLRRPQMQNNLRLRYKVTMEVRKYLDNLGFIDIETPMLTKSTPEGARDYLVPSRVNAGNFFALPQSPQLFKQLLMVANFDRYYQITKCFRDEDLRADRQPEFTQIDCETSFLTEQEIRDLFEDMIRIVFKNTLDIDLPNPFPVMDFATAMGMYGSDKPDMRVKLEFTDLTDDVKDVEFKVFAAPANMVGGRIVGLRVPQGASMPRSEIDAYDQFVRIYGAKGLAYIKVNEKAKGREGLQSPIVKSLHDTALAAILEKTGAQDGDLIFFGADKAKVVNDAIGALRVKIGHSDFGKKAGLFDDVWKPLWVVDFPMFDYDEESDRWTATHHPFTAPKDGHEDMLETNPGACIAKAYDMVLNGWELGGGSIRIHREEVQSKVFRALKIDAEEAQLKFGFLLDALQYGAPPHGGLAFGLDRIVTMMTGSDSIRDVIAFPKTQRAQCLLTNAPSEVDEKQLRELHIRLRNAEPKIV, encoded by the coding sequence ATGCGTACAAACTACTGCGGCCTTGTCACTGAAGAATTGCTGGGCCAAACCGTCAGCCTGTGCGGCTGGGTACACCGCCGCCGCGACCACGGCTCGCTGATTTTCATCGACCTGCGCGACCGTGAAGGTCTGGTGCAGGTGGTCTGCAATCCGGAGCAGGCGGAGATGTTCAAGGTCGCCGAAGCGGTGCGTAACGAATACTGCCTGCGCGTGACCGGTGTGGTCACCGCGCGTATCGGCAACACGGTCAACAACAACCTCAAGTCGGGCAAGATCGAAATCGTCGCCAGCGCCGTTGATGTGCTCAACGCCTCGGTGCCGGTACCGTTCCAGCTGGACGACGACAATCTGTCGGAAACGACCCGCCTGACCCACCGCGTGCTCGACCTGCGCCGTCCGCAGATGCAGAACAACCTGCGCCTGCGCTACAAGGTGACGATGGAAGTGCGCAAGTACCTGGACAACCTCGGCTTCATCGATATCGAAACGCCGATGCTGACCAAGTCGACCCCGGAAGGCGCGCGCGACTACCTGGTGCCGTCGCGTGTCAACGCGGGCAACTTCTTCGCGCTGCCGCAGTCGCCGCAGCTGTTCAAGCAGCTGCTGATGGTCGCCAACTTCGACCGTTACTACCAGATCACCAAGTGCTTCCGCGACGAAGACTTGCGCGCCGACCGCCAGCCTGAATTCACCCAGATCGACTGCGAAACCTCGTTCCTGACCGAACAGGAAATCCGCGACCTGTTCGAGGACATGATCCGCATCGTCTTCAAGAACACGCTCGACATCGACCTGCCGAACCCGTTCCCGGTGATGGACTTCGCCACCGCGATGGGCATGTACGGTTCGGACAAGCCGGACATGCGCGTCAAGCTGGAATTCACCGACCTGACCGACGACGTCAAGGATGTCGAATTCAAGGTCTTCGCCGCGCCCGCCAACATGGTGGGCGGGCGCATCGTGGGCCTGCGCGTGCCGCAGGGCGCCAGCATGCCGCGTTCCGAAATCGACGCTTACGACCAGTTCGTGCGCATCTACGGCGCCAAGGGCCTCGCCTACATCAAGGTCAATGAAAAAGCCAAGGGCCGTGAAGGCCTGCAGTCGCCAATCGTCAAATCGCTGCACGATACCGCGCTGGCCGCGATCCTCGAAAAAACCGGCGCCCAGGACGGCGACCTGATTTTCTTCGGTGCCGACAAGGCGAAAGTCGTCAACGACGCCATCGGCGCGCTGCGCGTGAAGATCGGCCACTCGGACTTCGGCAAGAAGGCTGGCCTGTTCGACGACGTCTGGAAGCCGCTGTGGGTTGTCGACTTCCCGATGTTCGACTACGACGAGGAATCGGACCGCTGGACCGCGACCCACCATCCGTTCACCGCGCCGAAAGACGGCCATGAAGACATGCTGGAGACCAACCCTGGCGCGTGTATCGCCAAGGCCTACGACATGGTCTTGAACGGCTGGGAACTGGGTGGCGGTTCGATCCGTATCCACCGCGAAGAAGTGCAGAGCAAGGTATTCCGCGCACTGAAGATCGATGCCGAAGAAGCCCAGCTCAAGTTCGGCTTCCTGCTCGACGCGCTGCAATACGGCGCGCCGCCGCATGGTGGCCTGGCTTTCGGCCTGGACCGCATCGTGACGATGATGACCGGTTCGGACTCGATCCGCGACGTGATCGCCTTCCCGAAAACCCAGCGCGCCCAGTGCCTGCTGACCAACGCACCGTCCGAAGTCGACGA